A genomic segment from Nitrospira sp. encodes:
- a CDS encoding slipin family protein, whose amino-acid sequence MDSLVSPFAVLFVAVVLVLMGFNVLREYERGVIFRWGRLAKGLIGGNGPGVVVIIPFIDKLVRVSLRTVTMDVPPQDVITKDNVTVKVNAVIYFRVVDQERAIIQVEDYLYATSMMSQTTLRSVLGQSQLDDLLSKREQINVDLQRIIDQQTEPWGVKVTAVEVKNVDLPQEMQRAIARQAEAERERRAKVIHAEGEFEASQRLADAADVISRNPAALQLRYLQTLVEIAAEKNSTTIFPIPIDTIAPFFKQWEKSAEP is encoded by the coding sequence ATGGATTCCCTCGTGAGTCCGTTTGCCGTCCTGTTCGTCGCGGTGGTGTTGGTTCTGATGGGGTTCAATGTGCTCCGAGAATATGAGCGGGGCGTGATCTTTCGTTGGGGCCGGTTGGCCAAGGGACTCATCGGAGGGAATGGCCCAGGGGTCGTGGTCATCATCCCCTTCATCGACAAGCTGGTGCGTGTCAGCCTGCGGACCGTGACGATGGACGTGCCTCCGCAGGACGTCATTACGAAGGACAATGTCACCGTCAAGGTCAACGCGGTCATCTACTTCCGTGTCGTGGATCAAGAACGGGCCATCATTCAAGTCGAAGACTACCTCTACGCCACCTCCATGATGTCGCAGACGACGCTCCGCAGCGTGCTGGGACAGAGCCAGCTCGACGACCTGCTGTCGAAACGGGAGCAGATCAACGTCGATCTCCAACGGATCATCGATCAACAGACGGAGCCTTGGGGCGTCAAGGTCACCGCCGTAGAGGTGAAGAACGTGGACCTGCCGCAGGAAATGCAGCGGGCCATCGCACGCCAGGCGGAAGCGGAACGCGAGCGCCGCGCCAAGGTCATCCATGCCGAGGGTGAATTCGAAGCGTCCCAGCGCCTGGCCGACGCCGCCGACGTCATCAGCCGCAACCCGGCCGCCCTCCAACTCCGGTACCTGCAGACCCTGGTCGAGATCGCCGCTGAGAAGAACTCGACCACCATCTTCCCCATCCCCATCGACACCATCGCGCCCTTCTTCAAACAGTGGGAGAAGAGCGCCGAGCCATAA